A window from Lepus europaeus isolate LE1 chromosome 20, mLepTim1.pri, whole genome shotgun sequence encodes these proteins:
- the LOC133749363 gene encoding MAP/microtubule affinity-regulating kinase 3-like, translating to MDRNSSQSRAESVVRDTSLEGHEEPDAMASHQLGLQLLSVLGQGSYSTVLLARQPSSQRQVAVKLFREDARQPFSNRRVQQEASIMQLLRHPNIVELLEVGCVGHYHCLVMELVDGGDLYQHMLSRGSLPEPQVMVMFDQILAAVSYCHAQRVAHRDLKLENLLLDSQHNIKLADFGLSSHLPEGELVQGFCGTLEYSAPEVSQPEPYNAFASDMWSLGVILFAMLAGTLPFSGEDRAEVRDSIQRGSYELPCVASPALEEHLSWLLSMDPINRPTAEIARQLWWFERALAEDVTLVQPLGVPKDPEAQDYLAGLGLLPDAGASEPSGPGGSSRRSLQLDSQRLEQVEPRCQSAGTQGAHARA from the exons ATGGACAGGAACAGtagccagagcagagcagagagtgTAGTTAGGGACACCAGCCTGGAAGGCCATGAGGAACCTGATGCCATGGCCAGCCATCAGCTTGGTCTCCAATTGTTGTCggtcctgggccagggcagctACAGCACGGTGCTGCTGGCCCGTCAGCCATCCAGCCAGCGGCAGGTGGCCGTGAAGCTGTTCAGGGAAGATGCGAGGCAACCCTTCAGCAACAGGCGGGTGCAGCAAGAGGCCAGCATCATGCAGCTCCTGAGGCACCCAAATATCGTGGAGCTGCTGGAGGTGGGTTGTGTcggccattaccactgcctggtGATGGAGCTGGTGGACGGGGGCGACCTCTACCAGCACATGTTGAGCCGCGGCAGCCTGCCAGAGCCCCAAGTCATGGTCATGTTTGATCAAATCCTGGCAGCCGTGAGCTACTGCCATGCACAGCGGGTGGCACACAGGGACCTCAAGCTGGAGAACCTACTTCTGGACTCTCAGCACAACATCAAGCTGGCGGACTTTGGGCTCAGCAGCCATCTGCCCGAGGGCGAGCTGGTGCAGGGCTTCTGCGGGACCCTGGAGTACAGCGCTCCGGAGGTGTCCCAGCCGGAGCCCTACAATGCCTTTGCCTCGGATATGTGGAGCCTGGGGGTCATCCTCTTCGCCATGCTGGCGGGGACCCTGCCCTTCAGTGGGGAAGACCGGGCAGAGGTGCGGGACAGCATCCAGAGGGGGAGCTACGAGCTCCCATGTGTGGCCAGCCCCGCCCTGGAGGAGCACCTGAGCTGGCTGCTCAGCATGGACCCGATCAACAGGCCTACAGCGGAAATCGCCCGCCAGCTATGGTGGTTTGAGAGAGCCCTGGCCGAGGACGTGACCCTGGTGCAGCCCCTGGGGGTTCCCAAGGACCCAGAGGCCCAGGATTACCTGGCGGGCCTGGGTCTGCTTCCAGACGCTGGAGCCTCGGAGCCATCTGGCCCTGGAGGATCCAGCCGGAGGTCCCTGCAGCTGGACTCGCAGCGCCTGGAGCAGGTAGAGCCCCGGTGTCAGAGCGCGG ggacacagggagcCCACGCCAGAGCCTGA